One Ranitomeya variabilis isolate aRanVar5 chromosome 4, aRanVar5.hap1, whole genome shotgun sequence genomic window, acatagacagcaatacatttttttgccgcgaataaacgcatgcgtttttttgcggcaaaaaaacgccgctagaaattactacaggttgcatttctgcaactaaacgcacgcgtcaaaatgcatgctaaaaaacgcatgcgttttttaatgttaagtatagaaaaaaaaacacatgcgttttttagcgctaaaatgctgcagatcaaaacgcaagtgtgaaaccagccttagtatctgttattttttatttttttaaaagggggACTACTACATTTACAAAGGCGTTATCCAGGTATTGGACAACTGCTGTAAAATTACAGATCGGAGAAGCAGATTAGCAGAATTAATGGCATCATAAACTATTGTTCGGTGTTTTAACCTTTATATGTGCACCATTTGTTATATCTATTATTTTCACTTTGCCAAAACACGGTTTGTTTAGTAAAAAGGTCATAATTATTATATTTTGTCATTTATGGTTATTTCATTTTCTTCCAGAATGACTGGTGCTTGTCACAAAAAATGTGTTCCTCCTCACTACAAGGAACCAGAACTCTCCAAGGGGGAGAGTGTGTGCCTCGATCGCTGTGTTTCAAAATATCTTGATATTCATGAACGAATGGGCAAGAAACTCACTGAACTTTCAATGCAGGATGAGGAATTGATGCGGAAGATGCAGCAGGGTGTGGGACCTGCATAGTAACTGGACATGGTTCACAAATCTGCAGGGCTTGATTTCTATATTGCTTCATCagcacatttttgtttttgttttttgatcCAGAAAAGTAaaatgagtgtcatgcgagtacattgTGATTTTTCTCAATtagcatctgtatgacatgcgtattGCAACCtttatgcaatgcatttttaacagcttttacatactataattctctatgtaatttaaagctGGCTGACaaacccgagtataagtcgaggcacctaattttgccacaaaaaattgggaaaacttattgactcaagtataagctgggtatgcattgtcccctcatccccatcctggtatgcacggcctcctcatccatatcctggtatgcacggcctcctcctccctatcctggtatgctcggcctcctcctccctatcctggtatggtcggcctcctcatccctatcctggtatgcattgccccctcatccctatcctggtatgcatgaccccctcatccctattctggtctgcatggttcttcatccctatcctggtatgcatggccacctcatccctatcctggtatgcatgaccccctcatccctatcctggtatgcatgatcccctcatccttattctggtatgcatggttcctcatccctatcctggtatgcatgatcccctcatccctattctggtatgcatggttcctcatccctattctggtatgcatggttcctcatccctatcctgatatgcatgaccccctcatccctatcctggtatgcatgaccccctcatccctatcctggtatgcatgaccccctcatccctatcctggtatgcatggttcctcatccctatcctggtatgcgtggccccctcatccctattctggtatgcatgatcccctcatccctattctggtatgcatggctcccctcatccctatcctggaatgcatggctcccctcattcctatcctggtatgcatggatcccctcatccttatcctggtatgcatggctcttcatccccgtcctggtatgcatggttccttatcccaatcctagtatgcatggctcccctcatccctatcctggtatgcatggctcccctcatctctatcctggtatgcatggctcttcatccccgtcctggtatgcatggttccttatcccaaTCCTAGTATGCATGCCTCCtatcaaaaaaacataaaaaacatccTACATACCCTTTttgtgctccctcgcagcgtctgCGTATTCTGGTGCCAGCagttgatttatgcttgtaagcaacgcgtggcagggacatcatgtggtGTTTACAAGCAGAGCATAGCTGCCAGAATACTCTGCTCTACACgccgggactatgtgcgtggagggcaTGGAGTATCCATTGCTATTAAGTAGCGCGCACACTGTGTGCGCTGTtacaaagaaatgaatattcactgtcagcacagtgaatattcatttctctgtagctGCAGCagtcggctcctgcctctgtgatccttcgctccccctccatcttctgggacaatgactcaagtataacctgagggggggcgttttcagcacaaaaaaatgtgctgaaaaactctgctcgAGTTTATATggtaatcttatatacagatatagatagcaTAAATAGGATAATGTTCTCtagatatttaatgtcacaagcccccAGCATGATTTTTGTAATTCTATATCCTTTATGAATAGGAAATAATTGGGACCTTCACTGTGCCACACTAATAGATACCTTTACTGGAGATTCCAAAATATCTTCCCATTCTAAGAAAAATGTGCCCTATATCCCTTTCCCATTTAGACCTGATCAAGACCATGGGATGCCTTAAAATATTGAACAGCAAAGATTTACTGTATACATTAATGAAATCTGGCCTCTAGTTGCTTTTGCTTGTACAGCATAGTCCAGCCTGTTGGAAGAGATGGTGAGATCTGATATGTTTTCCTGGGCCCTTATAGTGGGTCTTAACTGTAGATATTTGTAAAAATCAGACATAACTAGAATCTCTGTTTTAGGTGATCAAACAAATTGAAGTGTCCATCAAAATATAACTGGTATAAGTATTTCAATCCTTGTATCCTCCATTCACTGAACCCTTCCAGATGACAGAGCTCCCTTAAGCATGGATTATTTCATATTGGAGTTTTAGAATAAGCTCCCATACCCCCACAACTTTCTACAGGCCCACCATACTTTTATGTATAAGATCAAGCGTCAGGGCTTTACTAGACTTAGCTTTCAGTATATTTGACTCTTAAGAGTTTCAAAATGTTATCCCCTCCCCTCATCTATTTGGGATCCAAACAGGGGAGTTATGTAACGCATAGTGTGCAGGGCTGCAACTTTATTTCCTGACTACCAGGGAATTCTGATCTACAGGGGTGCAGTCATTAACCTAGCTGGTAACATAAATACCCCAAATATTTAAACTTTTGCACCACCTGGATTGCTAAAGACCCAATTGGTCGAATATGTACATTGTTATCCAGGGGAGTAAAGCAGACTTTGACCAATTGATATTTAGGCCAGAAAAGACCACAAATTAAGAGATGATATCCATTATTAATGAGAGAGAGGTATTCAAATTATCAACAAATAACAAGTCTGTTACAGTTTGGGTTTTTTGCCTGTTCTTCTGGACCTTCTGAAGTTTGACGGACCCCTAATTTTAATCTTGGACTGATGAATGTTTAATACCCTGTGGATTGCACTGTTCCTGCATGACAGACCTTTGTGGGAAGGTGGAAACCACTCACCACAACCAACCAAACGCCCTTGGACACGCAGCCCTGATCGGCATTCGGATCTGCCACTACTACGTACTTCCCCCCACAGGTACATGCAACTCCTAAATGGATACCAGTGATGAGCAGTTAATAGCGCCCTTGGACATGATTCTAATACAACCACTGTCAACTACAGTTCCGCAAGACACACAGCTTCTACCTTGTTGGTTACTGATGCAGCCATCTGGGTACAGAGGTAAACACTGGACACAGAAACGGTGTGGACTGGAGCGAAGGAAAGGGTCACTGATCTGCTGTTTGTCCCAAAGCCGTCACTAAACGTGTTGTGTATATTTAAGGGATCGACTTCTGGAGCTGAGCAGGTTGAAGTCTTCTCCAGCTGTGGCCATACCACATATTCCTCGTGAAGTGTGGAGAtctttcagaggctgcagagcaggTAAAAAGTTGAAGTTCAGGAGAAGAAGGTTTAAACCAGCAGTACCATCAATTATCATGGGTAATGTACGCTCTCTGGGAAATAAGACGGATGAACTGTTAGCTCTGTGTAAAACTCAGACGAAGTTCAAGGAATGCAGTCTCGTGCTTTACAGAAACCTGGTTACATGGTGAGGTCCCTGATTCAAGTGTCTCGATTCCAGGGTTTCACATGGTCCGGGCTGATAGAGACAAAGCTAAGTGTGGTAAGAAGAAGGGTGGTGGGGTGATAAACCTTAATAACAGATGGTGTAATCAGCGGCATATTACTGTTAAGGAGAGTCACTGCAGTCAAAACATTGAACTCTTAGCAGTTGGTCTTAGGCCTTACTATCTACCTATGGAATTCTCCATTTGCATTGCAGTAGTCATGTATATACCTCCATCCGCCAGTCAGGAGGCAGCTGGGGAAGTGTTGTTAGGGGTGTTGGCTCGCCTTCAGACAAAGCACCCATACTCATTAATTGTAATCTCTGGCGATTTTAACAGTCATGATCTCAAATGCTCTTCCAAAGTTCTATCAATATGTTAAAGGGACAACAGTATATTGGATCTCCTCTATGCAAATGTTAAAGACGCCTATTTATCATCTGCACCACCCCCCACCCCCTTGGCAAATCTAACCACAACCTCATACTATTGTCTTCATCTTATCAATCAGTTGTCAGCAAACAACCAGTgactataaaggccccgtctcacatagcgagatcgctagcgagatcgctgctgagtcacaagttttgtgacgcaacagcgacctccatagcgatctcgctatgtgtgacacgtaccagcgatcaggcccctgctgtgagatcgctggtcgtgtcggaatggcctggacctttttttggtcgttgaggccccgctgacatcgctgaatcggtgtgtgtgacaccgatccagcgatgtcttcactggtaaccagggtaaacatcgggttactaagcgcagggccacgcttagtaacccgatgtttaccctggttaccagcgtaaatgtaaaaaaaaaaaaacagtacatactcgcctttcggtgtccaggtcccttgccgtctgcttcctgctctcactgactcccggccgtacagtgagaagtgagagcagcagtgacgtcaccgctgcgctctgctctcactgtacggcggctcagtcagagcaggaagcagacggcaagggacctgacgggcatcagaaggcgagtatgtactgtttgtttttttggtaaccagggtaaacatcgggttactaagcgcggccctgcgcttagtaacccgatgtttaccctggttacccgggtgctgcagggggacttcggcatcgttgaagacagtttcaacgatgccgaagtcgttcccctgatcgttggtcgctggagagagctgtctgtgtgacagctccccagcgaccacacagcgacttaccaacgatcacggccaggtcgtatcgctggtcgtgatcgttggtaaatcgcttagtgagacggggccttaaaactaATTAGGAAGTGGACTCCTGCAGCTGAGGAGGCCCTGCAAGACTGCTTTTATCTCACAGACTGGGCGGTGATACGCCACAGGGGAGAGCATGATGATGTAAATGATATTGTCGGGAGAGTAACTGATTATATAAATTTTTGTACTGATACAGTAGTACCAGTTAAAAAGATTCAATGTTATGCAAAtaacaagccttggattacaaaagaattgaaatagttactaaacaagaaaaaaatggcatTGAAAATTAAGGATACAATGAAACTGAAATTGATACAAAGAGACTTAAAGGGGAAAATTAAGAATGCCCGTGAGGTGTTCcgaattaaattagaaaataaattgtcacacaatTCCTTGGAGATGTGGTGGGGCATGAAGCAGTTAACTTGGTTTAAGGCGAGGCTGGAGcgtggggaagtggatctgcccaTGGCTAATGAAATGAAACAGTTTTTCAATAGATTCACCAACACATGTGCAGCGTCATCAGGAATGGAGGATGGAGAAGGGGAACAATCGGCCGCATTGATGTTGGGGGATAATCTGCTTACACTGTCTCCCTAAGCAATGTGAGGAAACAGTTTAGTAAACTATTCATTGGCAAAGCAActgggcctgatggcctcagtccacgtgtcctcagagcgtgtgcaaaccaactgtgtactgtcttccagctCCTATTCAACAGGAGCCTGCAATTACAGAGAGTACCAAtgctgtggaagaccacctgcctggtgcctGTTCCCAAGATCACTTTTCCGACTTCCCTACACGACTATCGTCCTGTGgccttaaggctggtttcacacttgcgttggtcagagctgtggagggctgcgtacttcctccattaagccccgcccactgctgcacctcttccattcagctccgcctatgtctgcatgcatcctgtgtacctatgtttaacattgggtacgcaggcgtcaatacataggtacgcaggacgtatacaggcataggcggagctgaatggaagcggTGTGAAAGTGTGCGGGgcttaagggaggaagtatgcagccctccgcagctctgccctacgcaagtGTGATACCAGCCTAACATCGCATGCTATGAAGTTATTGGAGAGAATAGTACTTGCCTACTTTGTGCCCGAGGATGAGGGCCTACACTGACTCCCTACAGTTTgtgtaccagcagagattggggtgGATGATgcggtagtgtctctgctacatacagtactttCATTCTTGGACAATGCTGTAACTGCAGTGCgcgccatgttctttgacttctcaagtgctttcaatatcttagggtaccgtctcacagtggcacttttgtcgctacgacggcacgatccgtgacattccagcgatatccatacgatatcgctgtgtctgacacacagcagcgatcagggatcctgctgagaatcgtacgtcgtagcagatcgtttggaactttctttcagagcacagcggtgacatcaccgctgtgctgtgctttcactttacggccggctctcagtcagtgcgggaagcagacggcaagggacctgacggacaccggaatgtgagtatgtacgttttttttttttttacatttacgacggtaaccagggtaaacatcgggttactaagcgcggccctgcgcttagtaacccgatgtttaccctggttacccggggacctcggcatcgttggtcgctggagagctgtctgtgtgacagctccccagcgatcacacaacgacttaccaacgatcacggccaggtcgtatcgctggtcgtgatcgttggtaaatcgttttgtgagacggtacccttacagccaCCCTTACTACTACTACaaaataagttgactgatatggaGGTAGAAGATGGGATCGTGAACTGGATAAATGACTACCTGACGGACAGGctgcagtttgtaaggatgggggatgtggtatctggcagtgtacggagcaatgttggagcccctcagggtacagtgttgtggcccttcctcttcacattgtatacagctgactttcagtataaatcagatctgtcacctccaaaaattctcagatgactcagtgattgtagggggcattgtggtcGACCGGGGgcgaggaggaatatagaagggtggtttctgactttgtagATTGGTGCcagactgtctagaactaaatgtgaagaaaaccaaggagatggtggtgagttatagaaggaaagAGGATGATTATTTACCAATCACTATTGCTGGCCAGGATGTGGAgatggttgagagctacaaatatttgggggttcaccttgacggcAAACTTGATTGGAGGTATCATAcggaggtttacaagaagggaatgagcagactactTTCTAcggaagctcaggtcgttcaatgtgtgcagtaaaatgctctaAATGTTTTACCAGTctgttgtggcaagcgccatctttttttGCTGTCATTTGCTGGGACAGTAGTGTGCGAGtggctgacgctaataagctcaataaacttatcaagaaggcaagtgctgctgttggcctccatcttgactcttgaggaggtattggaggatagaattcagaagaagtgtagggctataatgatcaataatacacacccactatacgagctgttcttgaagcagaagagcacattcagcagtcatctaatcctacttaggtgcaagaaggagaaatttaggaaatcgtttgtgcccacTGTTATGGGGATATATAACAATTTCCTAAGGGTGAAAGAAGACAATGACCTATGGCTGGTGCACTAATGGcaatgatcagagatttagttACCTGCATTTATCCAAATTTGTTTGTTACGTAATGTGGTTAGTCATGTGCAAGATCTGTATCTAGTAATTACTTTATGTAATGCTGTttgtaatgtttgaaatgctgtttTATAACGCTGCTGTAATATCAtaatttccctcgggatcaataaagtgtaacgTATCGCAATTCATCTGCGTACAGGGCGATCTGTTCCTCTCTGCCACCTTATTTAAATCCCCTATTACCCGAGTGTTCTCTAGTGATGCAGGCTAAAGGCTCTACTGCAATAGCGAAAAGCAGTGGTGATAGAGCACAGTCTCTCCTTGTTCCCCTAAAACTGTTAGCTCTTATTCTGGCTGGTGTGGACTCGTACAGTATAATTACGCATTTAATAAAATTAGGTCCAAATCCCATTTCCCTTAGATCCGCCCACATATATCTCCACTCTGCACCATCAAAGGCCTTTGTGGCATCTAAGGAGGGAACAGCTTTGTTTCTAGCATGAGACTGTACTGCTTGCACGTTTAAAAATAGCCTTCATAGGTTATGGCAATCGGCTAAGATGGCATGAAGCCAGCTTGATCTGGGTGTATTACCAACGCTATCACAGAGCTCAATCTATTTGGCAGGATTGTTAAGaagaggccattcaaaaatttgagggagattcacaaggagtggactgctgctggagtcactgcttcaagagccaccacacagacaggtatccaggacatgggctacaagtgtcgcattcctggtGTGAAACCACTCATGATCAATaggcaatgccagaagcgtcttacctgggccaaggagaaaaagaactggattgttgctcagtggtccaaggtgttgttttcagattaaataaatttttgcatttcatttggaaatcaaagtcccagagtctggaggaagagtgcagaggcacacaatccaagctgcttgaggtctagtgtgaagtttgcacagtgatggtttggggagttgtcatctgctggtgtaggtccactgtgttttgccaagtgcagccatctaccaggaacttTTAGAGAACTTCATACACGTCAATATGCCGCATGCGGATGCattcaacgcatgtccctgcatacccaatgttaagatAGGGACGCAGGACACATGcgaaagtaggcggagcttaacagaggatgtacgcagccatacacagaccagccaaacataagtgtgaaaccagcctaagtgacccgtgaacaaaacattgacatttggTCAATGGCCAGGAATCTTCCCAAATCTAaaacccagaggtgtatctaggttttctggcacccggggcaagaattcagtttggcgccccgcctccccccaagcacatatgcgatttgcacacttaatcATGTACCgatgagctgctctccctaatgttctcaatgttCATTGGAAAACTGAGAGAAGTAGGGAGAGAAGGTTGTTGCCACATgaccataagggtatgtttccatgttcagtaaacgctgcgtgtttgacgctgcgtagagccgcagcgtcaaacacgcagcgtccagatgttacagaatagtggaggggatttcatgaaatcccctctccactatgcattaaaagacgcatgcgggagACCCGCAGAAACCGACATGGGgctcgtcttttcagaacgcagcatgtccttacaatgctgaaacaacgcatGAACAACACAGGTGacctttggtgcagattttacctgcgtaaaatcctgaccaaattctgatgcaatcctgaacgtggacacataccctaagtatgaaaatcgcatgtgagtgtccatgtgatgactactggaacctgcagagctgaatcctatctgcagacttctgaattctcacaacgaatgcactaCACACTTTTAGAATTTTCCCTTGCAGGTGGCAAGAGTGGATGgtgatgtcagcacaagcatgtgatacattgcatacttctggccacattccaactagacgtgcctgacctccctcagttcattttcattgagtgaggccacacatgtctagttagcatgtgaccatatgtatgtaaattgccagcacaagagaatcctaagtgtgcagtgcgcactgtgagaattcagaagtctgcagtcgcatagaacgactgcagacttatgacaaatctggacaacccctttaatgctcctaacaaataaaaaacatgagaattagtcagtatcacaaataacatttacatccaggtaccttatagatgatgtcgtctctggagtcgttttccttcttcatcttgtccaaacCCCATGATgaattttctcatccacagcccgtCTCTGcgaacttccatcttctccggtcttctgtaGCAAATcttcacatgatgcccttaaagatagcagtgtcattgtAATGCTCCTGAACAAAAATATCTGCTCtatgctgagcccctgaataaataatagcCCCTCACtatttttctgcacaaaatatgaccccacactgtccctcttatggatcATGCTCTTAAcattgacctctcctttccatactgggaccccctcttcacactgtcctcacactgtgtcctccctatagggcccagtctctatactgtaccatctcatcacactccccctccttggaatactgtcccctcctggctgtaccctttaattgtccccccatgctacacctcgactactcagtctctattcggTGCCCACTCTtcttccccatactgtctcctcacactattcctctgcctcctcatactgtttcctctcacatccccctgttcaccatactgtcttctcatatatttaTCCCCTCTATATACTGCCTGCTCATACATACCCCCAACtccacatactgtgtctgcacatatcccatcaccctcactctccATACTGTATCCACATACATTTTTCCCATTTCTGTTCATACTGTCCTCATACATTCCCTcatttgctccccatactgtctgcacctacccccactcaccatactgtatctgcacccatcccccatactgtttcctcatacatggccccCATACTCTTTCCTCAtccatgtttcctcatacatgcactGCATCTCCCCCTTTGTTCCTGATTTTGTGTCCTCAACCCCCTACACTCATTAAATCCTCCACATATTAAATCTCCCAATCCCCTCTCCAAAtctcacacacattaaatcccccatccccactccaaatctcccctcacattaaatctccccatccccactccaaaactCCCCTCACAgattaaatctccccatccccactccaaatctctccACACACATTACATCTccacatccccactccaaatctccccacacacattaaatttcCCCGTCCCCACTCTATATCGCCTCAAACACATTAAATCTCCCCTCCCCATGAACTTAgttttcggtgtcttcagctccactggagcacataCCACCAATATGCACTTCTGCACGCCGGCAAGtgacgtcagcagtgtgatcacatgacctgatcacgctgctggtgtcGCTCGGACCCGGAGGTCAGACTTCGATTGTACTTGCGGCCAGGAAGACGCGAGTACTATTGATCACTGTGATCCGGTACGGtacagcttctctgtgccagctgtcaggtTGTAATTtttataaacttgatgtatttgtcaataaaaactGTAAAATCTTATGAAATGCTGATAACTGTACTTCAGTAAACATACAAACGTCCAAATAAAAGATCTAACAACACTGAAGCAAACTTTGTGAAGACCAAAATTTGTGTTAGttccaaaacttttggccacaatcGGTGGCACACAGAGGTGGCAAAGTCATTCTTGCTCATTGTGCACTCCAACTAATACAAAATTGGGTGAATGTTTAAAGAGTGGAAAAAAACACAAGGGGGCGCCATAAGCTCAAATCGTAAGCAGCATCCTTTAAAGAGACGTGTCTGTATTATAAAATACCTATTGCTGGCATGACTAATTATTAATAGAATATATTTTTTGGAATCGATTAATGCTATGGGGAAATTATTAGAGCACCATGAGCAAAGAATAACAATTAAAAATTCTGTTCTCTTTTATTAATGGGGAAAAGTTACATAAAAATCTGACAAAATTAACGTAAAATACATGATATTTTCTTTCCATTAGAACTCGCTGCTGAAGAGTGCATCAGCAGCTCATGACATCAGGCGCTACTATTACATCACATGGTCTAGTACCACCAATCTAGGGTGACTATCACAGGACCATAAAAGATGAGGGCAGGGAAATCCGCATAAATTTTAGGATTTTACAGTGTAGGAATGGGAGGTCAGTGTGCATAAGCCATTACTACAGATAGCTAGTGCAGGCCTGGAAAATATTGAAAATGGGAGTCGTGGTCTCCATCTTTGAATAATGATACAAAGATTCAAGCGATCAGTGCAGGACTTGCAGAGTCTGTGTGACTGAATTGATTGATCTGTGAAGTACTGCAGTACAGAACCTTAAGGCTActtccccacggtcagtaatcggcagcgctttggatgcagcacatgtccgctccgtccaaagcgctgctggattTTAAACGCAGGTGAAtcctcatgtgttcattgaaccgtgcggaatcaccgcatccaatacattgtacgggtaacATTTATCTtccagagactgagcgtctctgcaagataaatagacatgctgctgtctggaaagatgcgccaccTGTCCTCCGCAGGCAAGCCGGAGGCGTCccagcatgcatagtggagatgggatttcttgaaatcccatccactatgctgtaacatctttcTGCTGTGTGTTGGACCCTGCGtgttggatgctgcagatgtatgcagcgtctaacccacagcgtttactgaccgtggaaacatactttAATTTAATACCTGTCACAGGTGTttcagatgctacagacagtcgctctgcatccagctgcagaaggtctctgcgtttggcattgcagacgccttcttaaATCTtatgacttttggacccagtggcaacctccctcggcTCTAATTAACACATCTAGGCCTAGGTGCtaggtgtttatagactctcagtctgtTTCAGAGAGTCGTcaatgatattcacattttcccctgTGAAGGCTTGGTGCTATAGCTTTCGGCTAACTTTCTCTCTGAAGCCGTTTGAtgacgtttggtgttacctctctgagtctgctcaagccaagttgcttcccccttgtttgtctcccttgtcCTTGGTGTACAGTGTGGACTGACCATTGCTTCCCTATCCAGGTCCTAGGTCTAGGGATATGCAGGGCTTAGTTGGTGCAGAATGAAAATAGGGATGGCAGGGTGTTATTAGTTCTGccaaggggtctccactcccccctttccCTAGCATTTGGACTTCCTTcccctcgtgttgcacttagtcttcctacactgtgcgtgacaataCCCCTAGGCTCTAATTTTGCTATTAAAAAAATCCT contains:
- the TIMM10 gene encoding mitochondrial import inner membrane translocase subunit Tim10, which translates into the protein MDPLRAQQLAAELEVEMMADMYNRMTGACHKKCVPPHYKEPELSKGESVCLDRCVSKYLDIHERMGKKLTELSMQDEELMRKMQQGVGPA